One Spinacia oleracea cultivar Varoflay chromosome 4, BTI_SOV_V1, whole genome shotgun sequence DNA segment encodes these proteins:
- the LOC130459564 gene encoding uncharacterized protein, with translation MCRSRPEARGSPEFVKDESPANGRYHSRFRLEVEERLIILKDELLMEDITVVLDLKLGELLIMLKMKALLMEEDTTVDLLHHERGRDPKQGDGHKSVTWKGCFWRGDDILSKEMILNQYLSSAVFRGEL, from the exons ATGTG TCGCTCTAGACCCGAAGCTCGGGGTAGTCCTGAATTTGTTAAAGATGAAAGCCCTGCTAATGGAAGATACCACAG TCGCTTTAGACTTGAGGTCGAGGAACGCCTGATTATCCTAAAAGATGAACTTCTAATGGAAGATATCACAG TCGTTCTAGACCTGAAACTCGGGGAACTTCTGATTATGCTAAAGATGAAGGCCCTGCTAATGGAGGAAGATACCACAG TCGATCTCCTCCACCACGAGAGAGGTCGAGATCCTAAGCAAGGAGATGGTCACAAATCGGTCACTTGGAAGGGCTGTTTCTGGAGAGGGGACGATATCCTAAGCAAAGAAATGATCTTGAATCAGTATTTGTCAAGTGCAGTTTTTAGAGGAGAGCTATAG